The nucleotide window TGAATTATTTATTATAACTGATAACCAAATCCGAGTGATATATTTCTACCGACTCTTCTTAATTCAGCAACCTGATCTCCGCTTGCTGTCTGCTGAATGAACTTACGATCTTGATTTAATAAATCTTTTACAGATAATTTTATGCTGAATTTTTCAAATACTTTTTGTGAGAAGTTAATGTCAATTAAGTCAACCGGTTTTTCAATGATATCTCCAAGATCAGCCGTACCTACCTTTGCGATTCGCTGCCCGACTTTGTTATAAACTAAAGAAGACGAAAAACCCGATTCATAATTGTCGTAGTATAGTCCGAGATTGAAAATATAATCTGCTTGACCCTGTAAAGCTCTATCGGATTTTTGGAATCCAACATTATTGTTCTCATCAATCACGATTGAAGATGAAATTAAACTTAGATTACCTACAAAAGAGAAATGATCGAAAGTTGAAGTGATAAATGCTAATGATTTTCTAACCTCAAACTCTACCCCATAATTTTTAGCTCCGCTAACATTTGCGAATGAACGAATCGGTTCATTACTTGAAGATGCAAGTAGTATTTCTTCAATCGGATTTTGAAATTTTTATAGAATAAACTAACTGCAGCTAATTCGCCGGCTGAGGGGTAAAGTTCAAACCGTAAATCATAATTGTTTATTAAGCTTCTTTGTAAATCCGGATTGCCTTGAACCAATTCATTGGATATGAAATCGAAGTAACTGAATGGCGCAAGTTCTCTAAATTCTGGTCTTGAGAGAGTTGTACTGAAAGCAAAACGTAAGTTGATATCGTTAGTTAATCCGTATGTTAAATTTAAACTCGGCAGCCAATCACGATAGAAATTTGAAACATTGATCAGAGTTCCGGTTTGTGATTCTGAATTGAGTATTTGGTTTGAATATTCCAATCTAACTCCGGAGGCAATTCTAATTTTTTCAAATACATTAGCATCAAACATTAAATAACCTGCTGCTAATTTCTGATTTGAATCATAACTGTCCGATGGCTTGGTAATTTCCGTAACTTCGATAAAAGTAGAATTTATATTTTCAGGCGCAAATATTTGATCAACAGATTGTTGAAGCACACTATCTTCGAATTGAAAATTTCCACCGGGAATATTTCTGAACCCAAAAGATCTTGCCTCAAAATTTCTATCTTTTCTGTCGTACAGCAAACCAAATTTAAAGGAAGGGGCTTCAGAAAATTCAAATGGTTTGATAGTAAAATTTGTTGCAAAGGATAAATCCTGATCATCTAAATTTCCGTAGTATCTTGTCGCAAGCGATTGGTCCAATTGAAACCTAAGAGGATCGGTTGGATTTTCAATTGATCTTGCATAAACATACCTTCTTGCATCGGGCTCATTACGAGTTGAGCGGGAATAATTTACAGCCCAGTCAATATTAGTGCTTCGGAAGAAATCGAATTGATGTTCACCGATAAGTTGATTTGATAGTAATGATCTTGAGACATATCTGAGTGATGTAATTTCCCTGTACTGATCAGCGTATCTGTAATCACCGGTATAAATTGTTGTTTCATCATCTGCATTTTGGTTAAATACATTTTTCAAACTGATTTTGTTTGTAGCAGCAAATTTGTAACTGAGATTAAGCATACCGCCAAGCATTATATTCTGGTTGAACGAATTGCCTTTGAAATTGTAACGCGGTCCGCTGAAATCATAAAAATTTCTTTCTTTCTCTTCATTTGAAAGTGAGGAGGAATAGTTAAATGAAGCTACATAGCCAAGTATATTTTCCCCAAGCTCATATTTGTCTCCGACAGAAAGTTTTATATTTCCATTTAAAGGAGCTGTTGAATTTGTAGTATTCCAATTATTTTTAAAGGCAGTGGTAATGCTATTGAGTTCATCCGAAGTGAAATTTCCTTTTACCACTTTTGAATCATTGATAATCGAGGGGTAGTCTCTTGTTCCATCATCAATTCCGTAGAAATCGGTTTTACCTCCGCTGTAACCGGTGTAATTCTTAAAGGAGGTGAGCGTATTAAATCCTGTTGAAGCACTAACATTCAAAGTAAAATTCGAAGGAAATTCGATTGTATTGATTTGAATAAGTCCGCCGCTAAAATCACCGGGCTTATCAGGCGAAAAAGTTTTTGCAGTTATTAAATTCTCGATAAGATTGGCAGGGAAAATATCATAAGAAAAACTTTTCTTTTCGGGATCTGTGCTCGGCAGACTTGCCCCATTTAATAAAGTATTATTGTATCTATCACTCACTCCGCGAACAAAAGCATATTTGCCATCAGTGATTGTAACACCGGACATTCTCTTAAGAACATCTGTCCCGTCCGTGCTATTATTTTTGCTTATCAATTCAGAACTGACTCCGTCAACAATGTTTGAGGAATTTTTTTGAATTTTCAGCACTGATGTTTCAGTAGTCTTTAATGCTTCGGCAGTGACTACAACTTCCTCAAGTTCTGTAGAAGCTGGATCTAATGAGATATTTATTTTTGTGTCTTCACCTGGTTTAACTTCGACACTTTCTACAGTTACTGTTTGATATGAGATGTATGAAATTTTTAGTGTGTACTTCCCCGTCGGAACAAACTTGATACTAAATTGCCCATCAATGTCGCTTGAAGCTCCATAATTTGTTCCGATGATGAGCACGTTTGCACCAATTAACTCTTCGTTGTTTGAATTGTCAATTATTTTTCCACTAATTGATCCGCTCGATTGAGCAAATGAATTAGGGCTCATTACTAACAAGAGTATTAAGCACATTAGTGAAGGTGTTATTAATTCTTTCAATTTTAATCTGAAAGTTGTTGAACTATAAAACATTGTTTCTCTCCGTTGAATTATTTTTATTCCGACGGGCGAAACTTAGGAATGCAGTATTATGAGAATGTTAAGTGAGTATTAACTTAATGTTAACAAATATGAGTGAGGAAGATGAAGATGTTACTTTTTTGCAGCAGAATATTTTATTACTTCGGCTTTTTCAATTGTAATTAAGCCGCCGCAATTTGCTTCTTCAAAAATGGAATCAACCCTTGGTAGAAATAGTTCAATTTTTTCTTGTTCATCAACAATCTCTATTATCATTGGAAGGTCTTCCGAAAGACGGAGAATTTTTGCTGTGTGAATTCGACTGTTCCCGCCAAAACCCATAACACCTTTGAAGGCTGTTGCACCGGCTAATCCAGATTTTTTAGCTTCGAGCACTATTGTTTCATAAACAGGAATTGAACCATGCTTATCACTTTCACCGACAAATATTCTAAGCAGTTTTGCATCACGATTGATTTTCATATCTATCCCAAATTAATTTGAAATTATATTAGCCAAAATAATTCCTGCTAAACAAAGAAAGACATTTAATACAATATTTAACGAGGCAAGCAGGTATTGAGATTCTTTGAGTAAATTAAAAGTCTCGAACGTAAATGTAGAAAACGTAGTAAATCCTCCGCATAACCCAATGGTTAAAAATAATTTTAATTGCGGTGAAATTAATTCTTTTGCATCCAGTCCAAACATGATAAATCCTAATAGTAAACTTCCAAAAAAATTTACCGACAAAGTTCCGTAAGCAAAATTAGCCGGCAAAAAATTATAAACGAAGTTCGACATCCAATAGCGAAGTGCTCCCCCTATCGCCGCTCCTGCTGATACAATTAGATAATTAATCATTTTTTTTATGGTGAATATAATACATAGCCGAAACTTTCTAAGTAGTTAACATCAAAAGAAATTTTCAAACTCTTTTTATAGAACGAACCAAACACACCATAACCATTTTCAATATTTGAATAATCGAGTTGGTCTAATAATACAGTGTACCCGTCTGTAAATGATTGGCTTGTTAAAATGTATGGTGCGAGATTCCTATCAAGTAGATATAACTCGAATAATGATGAGTCAATTTTGTAGCTTAATTTTGAGGTATCATCCCCCGATATTTCGTTCATTGCTTGATTCAAAACTGAAATATCAAATGTAATCTGATTTTGCTCTGTGACTATTGGATAAAATGGAAGTACTTCTCCATCTATAGAATTAAAATAATATAGCGGTACTAATTTTTCTTTTTTTATATCATTACCATTTTCTTCTTTGTAATAAATTATTATTAAAGACGGAAGGAATAGAGCATTATTGTTTTCAGGATTTGTTATCTCCCAAAATAAAGTTTGACCTTCAGTGTTGTGTCCAATCGAATAATCAGTCACAACATCTTCAGGGAAAAATGTTAAGTTGCCTGCCTTTGGTGTTGTAGTTGATGATTTTAAAATTGTTCCATCACTAAGAGCTGCTTCTATACTTAAAGTTTTATTTGGTTCAGGCTGCAATGAATTTGTATAATAGATAAAAGACTCACTCCCGTCGGCATTCAACACAATTGTATCCCTAAGCAAATAATTATTTCCATTATAAAAAATATTTATTACTGCATCTCTAACTGTTAAATCTTTTTCGTTCACTGAAGGGTCATATCCTTCCACATCAAAAGTTTTTGAGATCGAGGCAAACTGATAAGTTGTATCTCCGTTTATTATACAATTTAAAACATACTGCTGCTTAAACTCAGACTTCAGATTAAAGTCTTCACTGCAGGAAATTAAAAATGAAAGAAGAGTTAGTAATAATATTTTTTGCAGATATAACTTCATGTTCATATTTCAATTTTGATAGTTGCAGTAACCAAAAACGGAAGCATGTTAATTCTTTTCCCTGTTGTTAAATCAAAGTAAAATAAATTTTTTCTATCATAAACATTTACAAAACTAATATCTGTGGAGACATCAAAATTCCAAAGCTGTAATTTTTTAGAAATGTTAAAATCAAGACGATGGTAATCAGGCAGACGCGCGGTGTTTCTATCGTCAAATATTGTAATTGGGATGTAATTAAAAATCCTTGCGCCAAGATTTTCAACATAGAGTTTATTGTAATAGCCAAGCACTTGCGTGAATGGAAATCCCGATGAATAATTCCATGTTATTCCTGCGGAGAAATCATCACCGAAATTATAATTAAAACTTAGATTAACTGTGTGTCTCGAATCGTATCGAGGATGATATCGTACTCCATTCAATTCCTTAAAAGCCCAGGCTAATGTGTAACCGAGTGAAGCTGTCCAATTTTTAGTGGATAAGTCCGTGCTGAATTCCATTCCATAAGCCTCCCCCTTGCCGGCGATCAAATCAGGGTCACTTTCAAAATACTTTTTGTCATTTAGCGAAGCGAAATTGCTGATCAATTTATAATAACCTTCTAAAGAAAAAGACAACATCTCATCCGGTGTAAATTTTAGACCGGCAATGTAATGAGCGGCTCGTTCAGGATTCAAATATTTTGGAATAATTATCCACGGAGAGAAAATGCTTATCACTTCATTCTCATCAGAAATAGTTGTGAGTTCCTGCTGATAGACTCCGATTGATGCACTTATATTAATTCCCTGAATTAATTTATAGGAAAGATTCAGCCGCGGCTCAAATGATATTTGTCCCGGAGTTCCGACAGCAAGTCTTGTAAAATTAATTCTCGAACCTAAGTCAGCACCGAAGTTATCGAACTGCATTAATTTAAATTTACCAAAAATGCTAACGTTAGTACCTTCAGCATCAATCAAAGCTAAAGCGCCTTTGGAATTTTCGAGAGCTAAATTTGTTTTGATATTTATAAATTTCATACCGATTGAAAACTCATCACGGTTATTAAATTTATAGGTTAGATTACCCCCTGCTGTATAATCAGTCAAATTATTTTTATTGCTTTTTGCTGAAGAGAATTTGGGAATTACTTCACTCGTAAAGTCGCTTTGATAAATAAAAAATTCATAAAAAATCGGGCTATCAGTAACCAATTGAAAATAATTAAACCCGAATATTTTATTCGTCCACTTGAAATCCTCTTTCAACGGATCGCTGTTCGTAAGATTATCTCCGCTGATAAAACCGTGCAGCATAAATTTAGCATCCTGCATTACATCTGAATTAGAGTAATTAATTTTAAAAGATAAATCATAAAAATCTATTGGGATATCATCGTTATTCAAAAACTTTTTGAGCACTTCTGTTGAATAACTTTTTCTTCCAGTAACAATAAATGAACCATCCGGGATTGGACCTTCGAGAAGTAATTTGCCGCTTAAAAAACTTGCACTTGCATTTCCATGATATTCTTGTTTATTTCCGTCCTTCGAAATGATACGAAGTAAAGAAGAAATGCCGCCGTTAAATTCAAGAGGGAAACCGCCTTTATAGAACTCTGCAACATTTATTACGTCGGGATCTATCGCACTGAAAAGACCTAAAGCATGGAAAGGACTGTAAACAGGGGCATCATTCAACAAAATTAACTTCTGATCGCTCGACCCACCCCTTACATAATATGGCGCCGAAACATCTCCGGTAAAACTAACCCCTGGCAAGTGCTGCAAAGATCTAAACAAATCATTCTCCACACTTTGTGGAATTTTTCTAAATCACGCAGAAATATTTTTTCTAAACTTATATCACTCGTATTAAGCTTATATTTTTCACCGATCTTTTCAACTGATTGGAGCTGGATAACCGAAGGTGATAATTGAATATCAACAGCAGTAATTTGATTCTCATATACATTGACCGTAATATTTTTTGAATCATATCCGATGTAAGAAATTTTAATTGAATATTTTTTATATGCCGGTAAAGAAGGAATGAAAAAATAACCTCTATCATTGGTCGAAGTTCCAATATTTAATTCTTCAATAAAAATATTGCAATATGAAAGTACTTCATTTGTCGTAGAGTCCTCAACGAATCCTCTGATAGAACCTGTTCGCTGAGAATAAATGGGTTCCGCCACCGACATCGTCAGTACAAATGCAATTACAAATTTTATTAAACAAAGGCTGCGAGTTATCAATGGCGTATTCAAAAAATATTTTGGAGGATATTTTGTTTAAACTTGCTGTTTTTTTATTACAAGCTAAACAATAGAAAGATAAAAGTAAACACAAAGAAACCACCGCTACCACAAGCTGGATCAGCAATTGTTTTCTTTGGCTCTGGTCTTATACATTCTACCATTGCTTTTATTAAAGAGCGTGGAGTAAAATATTGTCCCGCTCCTGATTTTGTATCTTCAGCAGTTTTGGTTAGCTTTTGTAACATTAGTTACTCCTAAAATTAAAGTGTTAGAAAATTAATAGAAATGTCACAAAATTTTTCGTCAGATTCAGAGGCACTCCGTTCCGCGGAGTTTATCCCGATGAATATCGGGGCTACATCCGTCCTCTGAGTCAATCCTTTTCCCTCTACTATTTACCTCTCTCACTATTTTGGGTAGCAATTTAAATTCCTAAATTCTTAATATTTAATTACAAACGATCTTTCCTCATCCATCAACCTATCAATTCATTCAAAAGTCTGCAGCCTCATAATTAACAATCAAGTTGATTACTATTGATAACCATTGCGGGAAAAATAAAGATAGTTCAATTTGATTCAAAGGAATGGTGATGAATTATTTCTAAATGCGAAGGCGAATGTTATGTAGGAGGTAAGTATGGCAAGTAGTTATTATCTATTCTCTGATTGCTCTTTTAACTCCTCCACCGTCTTTGGCATTCCTATTAGTTTCAGATTCTTATCAACCAGAAACATTGTTGGTGTTGCATAAATAAAATAATCCAATGCAGCTTTGCCTCCCCATCCTTTAAGATCTGAAACATTTTTCCAAGCCAGATTATTGGTCTTAACAAATTTTAGCCAATCTGTTTTTGATGTGTCAATTGATATTGCCAAAACTTCTAATTTCTTTTCAGTTTGACTTTTATAAAATTCATTTATCCGCGGGAGTAATGTTTGACAATGCGGACACCAGCTTGCATAAAAAATAATTAAAATCTTTTCTGAATTTATTTTATTCAAATCAATTAGCGAACCGGATGAATCAGGAATGCTAATATTTGGAACGATACTTCCAACCTTTAAATTTCTTGATTGCTGAATTCTTCTTTCTAATGCTGTTTCAAGTTTTTCATCCAGACACAATTCATCTTTAATTACATAATTCTCAACGATGTAGTTTATAACATTATCGAACCCAAATTTCTTGAAGCCATCAAGCAAATATTCAACTAAATGAGTATATACTGCTTCATTAACTTTTGCTTTATTTAGAATCGAATCAATAGCTGCTTCAAATTCTTTTTCAAGCAAGCCCATTGGAAGTTGTGGATTTCTGTAATACGTGAGGTATTCAATTGACTTATTTGTAAAAGCATCCGAGTAAATCAATCCATCATCATAAAAGTTCACGTTACCCAAAGCGTGAGTTTTTAAATATGTTAATTGCTTCTCAAAAGGAATTTCAGGATCAATTACCGGCAGTTGAGCAGACCTAACATATCTTGCAATGAAGGAATTTGGATTTACTTGTGCGGTTATGTTTATAAAATTCAGATAATCTTCCTGAACCTGTATTAGTTTTTCATTTGTGGTTTGATAATACTCATCCTCATTTGGATAGCGGGAAAGCATCAACTGAAGTAGTTCTGCTTTAGTTTTATAGTCTTTATTTAGTTTAACAAATTCATAATAAATTTTATTGGATTCTGATTTGAGAACTTTAAGACTGTCTAAAATATGATTAGCATCAGTTTCTAATTCAACATCTTCACTATCATAAATAAAATCTACCCATTTGTTATTACCAAAAGATAAGCGATAAAAGCCGGGGTGATATTTTTTATTCTCTAATGAAAGCCGAAATATTCCATTCTCTTTTGCTGTGACTGAATCCACCTCATTGATTTTCTCCCCCTTGCAGCGACTGGAGTTTTGCGGAAGTTAAACCCATATTAGTGATTGTAACTTGAAGAGTTTGAGCATGGTTGGTGGCTGTTACCAGGTAAAAAATAAAAATAAAAAGGCTTACTTTCATTTTAATTTAAAGTTAAATCTAAATCCCTCTTTTCGTAAGTCATCTAGAGTTTTTTCAAAGTTCTTGATCAATCCTTTTGATTTTGCTTTTTGCAAAATAGCCAGTGTACCAACAAAAGTAAGAGATAACTCTTCAGCAGTTTGTCTCGCTTTTAAATCGTCGAGGATAATTAAATCAGCATTTTTCTCAATTGCCAAAGTTATTGCTTCCGATTCACCTGCGCCTAAATTAATCTGTAATGCCTTTACCGCAAGTCTGTTCATCACATTCTCAACTTTAATCCATTTTGCATTTTTAATTTCTTCGGCACCTGTTCTTCCTATTCCTTGAACAACCACTTCGATATATACTGCTTTGGGAATGACAATATATTTGAACAAAGTATGTAAAATTTCTAACTCTCCGATTTTACTTAGAGCAATTAAACAAGAAGAATCGGCGATAACAACCTTATACATTTGATAATTTTTCCAGGTCCGTATTGAAATCCTTTTTTGAGTAATGAATAGAAACACCCAGATGTTTATTCATCTCAAAGAATTCCCATTGACTCATGCCGCCTACTTCGCATGCTTTGCTTAATGATATTTTATTATGTTCGTACAAAAAAACAGCTACCATTTTTTTTACTTCATCACTGAGCGAACCCGGGTTTAATCCTGCTTGAGATACAACCGATGCAGGAAGTTCGAAATTTATCCTCATACTATTCATGTCTTACTCCTAATTTCATTACATATAATATTGGCATTTTTATTTTGCAAATTAACAAAAATATTTTCAATTATTCTACGCTTTGCATAATGAGAGTGTATTGCAATCTTGTTCAATAATCAAGTTGACTCGATTATGATTTTTTTTTCTCTCCTCCATATAAAACTTGAGCCAAACCTCCGATGGCATTGCCATCGGAGGTTTAATAAAAAAATTCGCACACTGCGCATTGTCACCCTGAGCTTGTCGAAGGGTTTTTTTGTGCTTTTTGCCAGCCTGTAAGCTGCTTTGATACATTTTCTATATATACGTTTACAAATACCAATTGTTTTACGTTTATTTGATGAAGGTCTTTTAATAACCTAATATATAATCTTATTACTTCTATATTTTCTCTTGCTTTAGTTAAATGAATTGTTTTGTCTTGAGTGCAATTTGCACGATAAACATTTGTAACCACTTCAATAGCTTCCTTTTTTATACTTTCACCAATTGTGTACTTGTATTCTTTATTAAAATTTTTTACAAAGCTAAATATTACTAAAACCAAATCGTAAGTGGCTTTATAAATTGGTAACTCTTCTGTTAATGCCATATCGTAACATCCAAACCTTTTTACCAAACTTCTGATGGCAGTGCCATCGGAGGTTTTTTTGAATTACTAAATTAACGCAATATTATTTTATCCAAAGATTCTGGAACTTTAAAAAATTTTAAGAATGAATTATTTATAGGTTTTAAAATAATCTTCTTTCTTAATTTATATGTATTGTAGTGCTTCATCAAGCCAAGATACGAATTGATATTTGCCCGACATTCTATTTTTTGATCTTCTGATAATCCGTCTTTCGCGATTTTTATTTTACCGTTCCAATCCGAAATTTTTCTATAAAAATTTGTTTTGCATCTTTTACCGATATAAATGCGATAGGGTTTGATACATGCACCGAGAAATTGAACTCCCTTAAAATAATGTTGCAGGTAAAATTTCTTCGGATGCAAAGTAAGTGCTAATCTTTTCTTCAAATAATTCCTAATTCTTTCTCTGCATTCGAGCAAGTAGTGTTTATCTTGATGAACAAGCACACAGTCATCAACATATCTTCCATAATATTTTATTT belongs to Ignavibacteriales bacterium and includes:
- a CDS encoding DUF3368 domain-containing protein — its product is MYKVVIADSSCLIALSKIGELEILHTLFKYIVIPKAVYIEVVVQGIGRTGAEEIKNAKWIKVENVMNRLAVKALQINLGAGESEAITLAIEKNADLIILDDLKARQTAEELSLTFVGTLAILQKAKSKGLIKNFEKTLDDLRKEGFRFNFKLK
- a CDS encoding TonB-dependent receptor plug domain-containing protein; its protein translation is MFRSLQHLPGVSFTGDVSAPYYVRGGSSDQKLILLNDAPVYSPFHALGLFSAIDPDVINVAEFYKGGFPLEFNGGISSLLRIISKDGNKQEYHGNASASFLSGKLLLEGPIPDGSFIVTGRKSYSTEVLKKFLNNDDIPIDFYDLSFKINYSNSDVMQDAKFMLHGFISGDNLTNSDPLKEDFKWTNKIFGFNYFQLVTDSPIFYEFFIYQSDFTSEVIPKFSSAKSNKNNLTDYTAGGNLTYKFNNRDEFSIGMKFINIKTNLALENSKGALALIDAEGTNVSIFGKFKLMQFDNFGADLGSRINFTRLAVGTPGQISFEPRLNLSYKLIQGINISASIGVYQQELTTISDENEVISIFSPWIIIPKYLNPERAAHYIAGLKFTPDEMLSFSLEGYYKLISNFASLNDKKYFESDPDLIAGKGEAYGMEFSTDLSTKNWTASLGYTLAWAFKELNGVRYHPRYDSRHTVNLSFNYNFGDDFSAGITWNYSSGFPFTQVLGYYNKLYVENLGARIFNYIPITIFDDRNTARLPDYHRLDFNISKKLQLWNFDVSTDISFVNVYDRKNLFYFDLTTGKRINMLPFLVTATIKIEI
- a CDS encoding carboxypeptidase-like regulatory domain-containing protein; its protein translation is MAEPIYSQRTGSIRGFVEDSTTNEVLSYCNIFIEELNIGTSTNDRGYFFIPSLPAYKKYSIKISYIGYDSKNITVNVYENQITAVDIQLSPSVIQLQSVEKIGEKYKLNTSDISLEKIFLRDLEKFHKVWRMICLDLCSTCQGLVLPEMFRRHIM
- a CDS encoding DUF4249 family protein, yielding MKLYLQKILLLTLLSFLISCSEDFNLKSEFKQQYVLNCIINGDTTYQFASISKTFDVEGYDPSVNEKDLTVRDAVINIFYNGNNYLLRDTIVLNADGSESFIYYTNSLQPEPNKTLSIEAALSDGTILKSSTTTPKAGNLTFFPEDVVTDYSIGHNTEGQTLFWEITNPENNNALFLPSLIIIYYKEENGNDIKKEKLVPLYYFNSIDGEVLPFYPIVTEQNQITFDISVLNQAMNEISGDDTSKLSYKIDSSLFELYLLDRNLAPYILTSQSFTDGYTVLLDQLDYSNIENGYGVFGSFYKKSLKISFDVNYLESFGYVLYSP
- the crcB gene encoding fluoride efflux transporter CrcB; translation: MINYLIVSAGAAIGGALRYWMSNFVYNFLPANFAYGTLSVNFFGSLLLGFIMFGLDAKELISPQLKLFLTIGLCGGFTTFSTFTFETFNLLKESQYLLASLNIVLNVFLCLAGIILANIISN
- a CDS encoding TlpA family protein disulfide reductase yields the protein MDSVTAKENGIFRLSLENKKYHPGFYRLSFGNNKWVDFIYDSEDVELETDANHILDSLKVLKSESNKIYYEFVKLNKDYKTKAELLQLMLSRYPNEDEYYQTTNEKLIQVQEDYLNFINITAQVNPNSFIARYVRSAQLPVIDPEIPFEKQLTYLKTHALGNVNFYDDGLIYSDAFTNKSIEYLTYYRNPQLPMGLLEKEFEAAIDSILNKAKVNEAVYTHLVEYLLDGFKKFGFDNVINYIVENYVIKDELCLDEKLETALERRIQQSRNLKVGSIVPNISIPDSSGSLIDLNKINSEKILIIFYASWCPHCQTLLPRINEFYKSQTEKKLEVLAISIDTSKTDWLKFVKTNNLAWKNVSDLKGWGGKAALDYFIYATPTMFLVDKNLKLIGMPKTVEELKEQSENR
- a CDS encoding DUF190 domain-containing protein gives rise to the protein MKINRDAKLLRIFVGESDKHGSIPVYETIVLEAKKSGLAGATAFKGVMGFGGNSRIHTAKILRLSEDLPMIIEIVDEQEKIELFLPRVDSIFEEANCGGLITIEKAEVIKYSAAKK
- a CDS encoding TonB-dependent receptor gives rise to the protein MEEILLASSSNEPIRSFANVSGAKNYGVEFEVRKSLAFITSTFDHFSFVGNLSLISSSIVIDENNNVGFQKSDRALQGQADYIFNLGLYYDNYESGFSSSLVYNKVGQRIAKVGTADLGDIIEKPVDLIDINFSQKVFEKFSIKLSVKDLLNQDRKFIQQTASGDQVAELRRVGRNISLGFGYQL
- a CDS encoding UPF0175 family protein; translation: MRINFELPASVVSQAGLNPGSLSDEVKKMVAVFLYEHNKISLSKACEVGGMSQWEFFEMNKHLGVSIHYSKKDFNTDLEKLSNV
- a CDS encoding four helix bundle protein, with the translated sequence MALTEELPIYKATYDLVLVIFSFVKNFNKEYKYTIGESIKKEAIEVVTNVYRANCTQDKTIHLTKARENIEVIRLYIRLLKDLHQINVKQLVFVNVYIENVSKQLTGWQKAQKNPSTSSG
- a CDS encoding TonB-dependent receptor encodes the protein MFYSSTTFRLKLKELITPSLMCLILLLVMSPNSFAQSSGSISGKIIDNSNNEELIGANVLIIGTNYGASSDIDGQFSIKFVPTGKYTLKISYISYQTVTVESVEVKPGEDTKINISLDPASTELEEVVVTAEALKTTETSVLKIQKNSSNIVDGVSSELISKNNSTDGTDVLKRMSGVTITDGKYAFVRGVSDRYNNTLLNGASLPSTDPEKKSFSYDIFPANLIENLITAKTFSPDKPGDFSGGLIQINTIEFPSNFTLNVSASTGFNTLTSFKNYTGYSGGKTDFYGIDDGTRDYPSIINDSKVVKGNFTSDELNSITTAFKNNWNTTNSTAPLNGNIKLSVGDKYELGENILGYVASFNYSSSLSNEEKERNFYDFSGPRYNFKGNSFNQNIMLGGMLNLSYKFAATNKISLKNVFNQNADDETTIYTGDYRYADQYREITSLRYVSRSLLSNQLIGEHQFDFFRSTNIDWAVNYSRSTRNEPDARRYVYARSIENPTDPLRFQLDQSLATRYYGNLDDQDLSFATNFTIKPFEFSEAPSFKFGLLYDRKDRNFEARSFGFRNIPGGNFQFEDSVLQQSVDQIFAPENINSTFIEVTEITKPSDSYDSNQKLAAGYLMFDANVFEKIRIASGVRLEYSNQILNSESQTGTLINVSNFYRDWLPSLNLTYGLTNDINLRFAFSTTLSRPEFRELAPFSYFDFISNELVQGNPDLQRSLINNYDLRFELYPSAGELAAVSLFYKNFKIRLKKYYLHLQVMNRFVHSQMLAELKIMG